A window of Phaseolus vulgaris cultivar G19833 chromosome 4, P. vulgaris v2.0, whole genome shotgun sequence genomic DNA:
GCAGTTATCAAGATTCAGACTGCATTTCGTGGATATATGGTATTTAAttacttcttttccttttttactTGGACTTCACAAATTTGGAAAATGGATGTCCTTTCTTTTAAAGAGGTTAAATAAGAGAAATTTGATAAAAATGTTGAAGGGTATAACTTGATTTTAACATATGGAAGAAACTTAATTCATTtaccttattttcttttcttaaaagtATTTGTTTTACTGAGAAGTTTATCCAAACATGGTACTACATTACAAAGGTTGTACCTACTAATAGTACTGTTAACAATAGAACTGAGCATAAAAGGAGATAGAAGAGTGGAGCATACTTGATGTTATAAATTTGCACTCTTTGCGattagaaaaattatgaaactcCTAGTTGGGCACAACAAACAGCAAATTATGGCTAAGCTAAATGTAGACATCACGAGCCCACATCTACAACTAGCTTTTTCTTCACAAAAAACAAGCTTTaacaaaactcaaaataaaaaactgtAGAAACATTAAGTGACAGTTTAAAAATCTCAATTGCCAACAAATACAGAAAAGTGGTAATTATGCATTCAATGGTAAATACAGAAAATAGGGAAAAGAAGTTCCAATAAATAACAACTTTGCCAAATAATACAGTAACCTCGTTATTATGCCAAAAGTTCTAATTGTAACTGGGTTTGCAGGATTTTGCATGAAAGCTCAAATGACTTGgagaaatttcaaatttatattcATTTCCAGAAGAagtttcattttccttttataccacttaatttattttcatggtTATGAACAGAATTTTTTGGTTTATAGGCTGTGATGGTGCAATCTGTAATTATATTCAAAGGTGTAAAACTTTTGGAGAAACAGCTTCTTGAATATGAATAGAATTTGTGCCTAAAATATAGTTAGTTGCTTTGTGTTGCATATATAATGAGTGGCTTTTGGTTTGGAAATTATAGGCAAGAAGAGCATTGCGTGCCCTGAGAGGTTTGGTGAGGCTGAAAACCGTAGTGCAAGGGCAATGTGTTAAAAGACAAGCTACTAGCACCCTACGAAGCATGCAAACTCTAGCAAGATTACAGTCTCAGATTCGTGAAAGGAGAATTAGAATGTCTGAAGAGAACCAAGCTCTTCAGCGCCAACTGCAGCAGAAACATGAAAAAGAACTTCAGAAGCTGCGTGCTGCTGTAAGCATTATGTGCATATTTTCCTCTTCTATTAGAAGGCCTTTTGTTTTATTACTTGAGATTCGTTACTTTTCATCTGAAAACAATAAGCCTGAAAGGAATGATATCTGATGATGAGTGCTGGCTTTTGAATATGTATTGAAGTGCAAATGCTTTTACAGCAGGTTGGAGAAGAATGGGATGACAGTTTGCAGTCAAAGGAGCAAATTGAAGCCAAATTGTTGCACAAGCAAGAAGCAGCTTTCAGAAGAGAGAGAACTTTGGCCTATTCATTCTCACATCAGGTGACCAGACTACCTTATTTGTGGGTACTATGGGTATTAATTAATGCATTCTGAAGGTACTATGTGCAAACCTATTAAAGAAATCCAATTAATCAAACCAATTCACACAAAGAATGGTATTGCACATTACATTCTCTGGCATAGGATTCAAAGTCGTTTACTTGATGACTTCTAATAATAGTTACATCGTTTTTTATGCACTCTTTAGATCAGCATAATGCACTTGTACAAGCTCAAAAATCTGTTTGCCCCTTGGATCCTGCTCATTGATTTACAGATATTTATCAACAAAAGTACTGTTTTTTTGTATTATGATGTATAAATTATAACTAAATTACTTTGTTAAACAGCAAACATGGAAGGGGTCTTCAAAATCATTAAATCCCACATTCATGGATCCAAACAATCCCCAATGGGGGTGGAGTTGGCTGGAGAGGTGGATGGCTACTCGGCCATGGGATGGCCACAGCACTGTGAATCACAATGATCACGCATCTGTGAAGAGTGCAGGAAGCAAAGCCATGTCAGTAGGAGAAATCGTCAAAGTTTATTCTCTCCAAGACCACCACAACCATGACAAAAGACCTTCCCCTTTTGGCCAAAAGGCAAGAAGACCATCCCCTCACATTTCACCTTCAAAGGCACTATCTGCTAATGGCAAGGCAAGGCCATCAAGCTCAAAGGGTAGTAGTGTCTGGGGTGGAGATGAGGACTCAAGAAGCATGTTCAGCATTCAATCAGAGCGATATCGCCGTCACAGCATTGCAGGATCCTCAGTTAGAGATGATGAGAGCCTTGCAAGCTCCCCTGCCATTCCAAGTTACATGGCACCTACAAGCTCAGCCAAGGCCAGGCTCAAAATCCAAAGGCCTTCACCTGAAAAAGGAGGTGCTGCTGTAAGGAAACGTCTTTCTTTCTCTCCTTCAGCTGCTCCAAGAAGGCATTCTGATCCTCCTAAGGTGGAAATTGTTTCCAGTAATGGAAGGGGAAGGTAGTGCTGTGTGTGGATATCATTGCCACTTCAGTAATTCTTGTAGGAGAACAATATCTATGCTTCTGTTTGGATAAATTTCTTCATAATCACTtataagaaaagataaaatgaaTCCAACTTTTCTTGTAACTTAAAATCAACTTATATATGCCTATAAAATCTCATATAACTACTTCTTTACAAGTATAGGTGCATAAGTTGATTTTAACGTACCGGAGTTTGATTCATTTATTTcctctccaaacaagtatttatagagaaaatttattcaaacaaGTCTTATAAACACAACTGATTAAAAGACTAAAGATAACCTGAGCACAAATTATATTTCAATGTATCTTAAGCCTTTGAATAGTTGTGTTTATATTATAGAGACTGTTTCCTGCGCCAATTGCTCTTGGCACCAAGTCTCTTAGAACCATGAATGAAGATTTTGATAGTTGCTTTGGTCCTCTTCTTCAGTCCCCTCTTGATGGTGCTTTCAGGAGTAAGATTCAATATTTGCTTATCAGTTTTGTTCATATGGTCAAACATATTTTACATTTCTTCTTAACAAACAACTCTATTTAGGTGGATTTGTTTTAGGAGTGACTCTAGCTTTTTGACAAGGTATGTTTTTGGTTTAACTTACTCTAACCCTTGTTGGGGTAGTGAgctatttgtattattttattgtaaatcAATGTTTGGTTTTGATTGTGATTATATTAAACACCAATTTTTATCTTACATCAAGGAGTAATCCTCACTTGTGTCTACAAAATTGTAAGACATTTTAGTTTAATTCTTGAAATTTATAAGTAAGAATTtcccaaagaaaaaaaaaaaaatcaaagatgCATCCAGGAAGTGATAAGAGCAGTATaggaaatttattttcttaaaatttataaaatagatgTAGATTGTTGGAACATAAAAGTTTCCTTAAAAGAGTGAAGGggttatgttttttaattttaattaatatcttGAAGGAATTTCCCTACAAATCAAAGAAACATAAGAGATTTAATCAAACAAACATGCATTAAGGGTTCTTTTTCAACAATCCAACTAATGATTAAAATGAGTTTGATCCACTTAATTAACCCAAACAGTTTACAAAGCGAGTAAAATCAAGTAAAAAGATTATAACTTAAATTGAATTAATCATTTTTACTTCAATTCATTTTAACCTGTAATTTAAATGGCTTAGATTGGACTGATTTATTTTAtagaataataattatattttaaaaaataaaatattagaaaaagtattttattaaaacatacATATCGAATCATTATATTTAAACTATGAACTGCATTGGAGCAACACAAACTATGTGGCCCATCAAATAGCCGTCCTAACGCCtttataattaactttttttagtttttatttttacaattatgatatatatatatatatatatttatttatttaaatataaatttatgtgtgTTTGTATGTATGAGAGATTGAGTTTTATGAGGATTGAGGAACGAGAGAG
This region includes:
- the LOC137837306 gene encoding protein IQ-DOMAIN 3-like isoform X2, with the protein product MGKKGSWFSAVKKVFSPDSKKDKKKQKSHKSKNTSSDKEGEVAEAVALPPIEDVKLIEAEKEQSKHAASLAFATAVAAEAAVAAAQAAAEVVRLTSMPHYTGKTMEEIAVIKIQTAFRGYMARRALRALRGLVRLKTVVQGQCVKRQATSTLRSMQTLARLQSQIRERRIRMSEENQALQRQLQQKHEKELQKLRAAQVGEEWDDSLQSKEQIEAKLLHKQEAAFRRERTLAYSFSHQQTWKGSSKSLNPTFMDPNNPQWGWSWLERWMATRPWDGHSTVNHNDHASVKSAGSKAMSVGEIVKVYSLQDHHNHDKRPSPFGQKARRPSPHISPSKALSANGKARPSSSKGSSVWGGDEDSRSMFSIQSERYRRHSIAGSSVRDDESLASSPAIPSYMAPTSSAKARLKIQRPSPEKGGAAVRKRLSFSPSAAPRRHSDPPKVEIVSSNGRGR
- the LOC137837306 gene encoding protein IQ-DOMAIN 3-like isoform X1, producing MQRSWNVFHFIASSFSCICPFLLPFSCQVFCPSKLELQMGKKGSWFSAVKKVFSPDSKKDKKKQKSHKSKNTSSDKEGEVAEAVALPPIEDVKLIEAEKEQSKHAASLAFATAVAAEAAVAAAQAAAEVVRLTSMPHYTGKTMEEIAVIKIQTAFRGYMARRALRALRGLVRLKTVVQGQCVKRQATSTLRSMQTLARLQSQIRERRIRMSEENQALQRQLQQKHEKELQKLRAAQVGEEWDDSLQSKEQIEAKLLHKQEAAFRRERTLAYSFSHQQTWKGSSKSLNPTFMDPNNPQWGWSWLERWMATRPWDGHSTVNHNDHASVKSAGSKAMSVGEIVKVYSLQDHHNHDKRPSPFGQKARRPSPHISPSKALSANGKARPSSSKGSSVWGGDEDSRSMFSIQSERYRRHSIAGSSVRDDESLASSPAIPSYMAPTSSAKARLKIQRPSPEKGGAAVRKRLSFSPSAAPRRHSDPPKVEIVSSNGRGR